From the genome of Pirellulaceae bacterium:
CACGCCCACCCTGACGCCGGCAATCTTGGCTCGCCAGAAGAAGTCCCAGTGCTCGTCGACCTTCAGTTCTTCATCCCATCGGATGGCCTGCAAGATGTCGCGATGGGCAACGAAGCAGTTACAAACGAATGCGCACTCGGCGATGTCGCCGATGCGCCGATACTCACCGCGTGGAATGTGAAGAATGCCACCGGCTGACTTCAGCAAACGTGGCGCGCCATCAGGATGGGCACGATGCGGTTGTTTGCTGAGCGTTGCCAATAGATCGAGGCGACTCGATTCGAACTTGCGCACGAGATCATTCAGTCGCGTCTGCGGACCAACGACGTGATCGTCATCGGAGAAGATCACCATGGGAGTCTGGGCGGCTTCGACTAGACGATTGCGACCAGCCGACAACCCGATGTCATATTCAGTCTCAATGAGTCGATCGACCAACACTGCTTCGTCTGGACAGACTTGAGAGAAACGCAGCTCTGGCTTTCCGTCATCGAGGACGTAGATCAGCGGACGCTCAACGCCA
Proteins encoded in this window:
- a CDS encoding glycosyltransferase, with product MRDRVTFCIKTIHRPQCCATLVRSIYEHCGVERPLIYVLDDGKPELRFSQVCPDEAVLVDRLIETEYDIGLSAGRNRLVEAAQTPMVIFSDDDHVVGPQTRLNDLVRKFESSRLDLLATLSKQPHRAHPDGAPRLLKSAGGILHIPRGEYRRIGDIAECAFVCNCFVAHRDILQAIRWDEELKVDEHWDFFWRAKIAGVRVGVAMDHVFPHIHVDPPAYKRHRPVFLKQALRKHNLGKVLWR